The Streptomyces sp. Mut1 genome window below encodes:
- a CDS encoding CU044_2847 family protein — MPEVVSFEGPDGASLQVEVPDDAPGLERISRDSGDVVRARRRLEDALAQTRPALRAVMDSVRALGPDGFEIEFGMKFNAESGVVIAKTAMEGHFTVKVHWGRPAPETAD, encoded by the coding sequence ATGCCGGAAGTCGTGTCCTTCGAGGGGCCGGACGGCGCCTCGCTCCAGGTCGAGGTGCCCGACGACGCACCAGGGCTCGAACGCATCTCGCGGGACTCCGGCGACGTCGTGCGGGCCCGCCGCCGGCTGGAGGACGCCCTCGCCCAGACCCGGCCCGCCCTGCGCGCGGTCATGGACTCGGTGCGGGCCCTGGGCCCCGACGGCTTCGAGATCGAGTTCGGCATGAAGTTCAACGCCGAATCCGGTGTGGTGATCGCCAAGACCGCGATGGAGGGCCACTTCACGGTCAAGGTCCACTGGGGCCGGCCCGCCCCGGAGACGGCGGACTGA
- a CDS encoding 4Fe-4S single cluster domain-containing protein, with protein sequence MTGTALNVAATRVGTEALGPGVRSALWVQGCPFSCAGCMAPDWIPFRPARQAEPGDLARELLADPRVTGLTFSGGEPMAQAAGLAEVARKAREIRDVSVICFTGHRLERLRTRPPGPGVAALLAAVDVLIDGVYVAALDDGHGLRGSSNQRIHHLTGRLAGGGYDFAHRARSAEIAVNGPEALLIGVPPRGLLDAFDRAVDAVRTRTTTPTRVRGQEHDER encoded by the coding sequence ATGACCGGCACCGCGCTGAACGTGGCGGCCACCCGCGTCGGCACCGAGGCCCTCGGCCCCGGCGTGCGGTCCGCGCTCTGGGTGCAGGGCTGCCCGTTCAGCTGCGCCGGATGCATGGCACCCGACTGGATTCCCTTCCGGCCCGCCCGGCAGGCCGAACCGGGCGACCTGGCCAGGGAGCTGCTGGCGGACCCACGGGTGACCGGGCTGACCTTCTCCGGGGGCGAGCCGATGGCCCAGGCGGCCGGCCTCGCCGAAGTGGCCCGTAAGGCCCGGGAGATACGGGACGTGTCGGTGATCTGCTTCACCGGTCACCGGCTCGAACGGCTCCGCACCCGGCCGCCCGGCCCCGGCGTCGCCGCGCTCCTGGCCGCGGTCGACGTCCTCATCGACGGCGTGTACGTGGCCGCGCTGGACGACGGACACGGCCTGCGCGGCAGCTCCAACCAGCGTATCCACCACCTCACCGGCCGCCTGGCCGGCGGCGGCTACGACTTCGCCCACCGCGCCCGGTCCGCCGAGATCGCCGTCAATGGCCCGGAGGCCCTCCTCATCGGGGTCCCGCCGCGCGGCCTGCTCGACGCGTTCGACCGGGCGGTCGACGCGGTCCGCACCCGCACCACCACCCCCACACGTGTGAGAGGACAGGAACACGATGAGCGGTAG
- a CDS encoding AAA family ATPase: protein MTRTTKQPGPVVERLDGAALRSGEPFTILYGPGASDLFVDTAYQVCHLEEAVWRLLRAEGYERIVFSSSDHPVYFRDTASRDLSRRTPPGVRPAGRTGLPTMRTPGMRGPMGDLRVTGATAPAPARHESEPLPPPAPGVSDPFAVMSLKGYLRQREHRTAVVFAHAEATLRHHRAQRELAGAMDQWIHDHGNGNLWVMVFRKADLNEVAQFVESCHDYPDLETLVRQQAREPGRPGTARIDYPPAAEVERLIHTVRLRTGLRVQDWRELDSVVRAMGSHPLKARAWQAWLESLSDTPGAVLGPAAVREAFPGAATAADPRDPWERLAAMPGLDVVRERFEQLRAEVETVEALRAEGRSAVLEPPSLHLVFTGNPGTGKTTVARLVGEIYRDLGLLSRGHVIEPKMRDLVAGYVGQTAALTDATIDRALDGVLFIDEAPGLSDQSDGFGDEAIQTLLARMENDRGRLVVIVAGYPDKMKEFLESDLGLQSRFAAANVLRFPDYPPQTLHAIALGRLRERGALPSAETGDQLLEIVTGMHRTRDASFGNARDMRTLADAVFSQWSQRVRRRVDEPVLPEDVPEDYRAYRAQPAPDPSALLAELDAYVGLGPVRKVLESLAKRQRLRQAHGTGDLVPPHMVFTGPPGTGKTTVAQLVGKLFRDLGLLRKGHVVPASRATLIGGYLGQTAPLVRKAVQDALDGVLFIDEAYSLVSDARHGGYGKEAIDTLVLEMEQWRGRLAVIVAGYPRDMDSLLAANSGLPSRFTEYVPFPHYGTDDLVEILRRMAAKEGYTLDPEVDRHAAAWLRAVKRADPAGFGNARTVRKLLELMEARLADRYDPGSAETGSTEFTRFLPDDVPGPPSH, encoded by the coding sequence ATGACGCGGACGACGAAACAGCCCGGACCCGTCGTGGAACGCCTGGACGGGGCGGCGCTGCGCAGCGGCGAGCCCTTCACCATCCTCTACGGGCCCGGCGCGAGCGACCTCTTCGTCGACACCGCCTACCAGGTGTGCCACCTGGAGGAGGCGGTCTGGCGGCTGCTGCGCGCCGAGGGGTACGAGCGGATCGTCTTCAGCTCCAGCGACCACCCGGTGTACTTCCGGGACACCGCGTCGCGCGACCTGTCCCGGCGCACCCCGCCCGGAGTCCGCCCGGCCGGCCGCACCGGGCTGCCCACGATGCGCACCCCCGGCATGCGGGGGCCGATGGGCGACCTCCGGGTGACCGGCGCGACCGCCCCCGCCCCCGCCCGGCACGAGTCCGAACCGCTGCCGCCGCCCGCCCCCGGCGTCAGCGACCCGTTCGCCGTGATGAGCCTCAAGGGCTACCTGAGACAGCGCGAGCACCGTACCGCCGTCGTCTTCGCCCACGCCGAGGCCACCCTGCGCCACCACCGCGCCCAGCGCGAACTGGCCGGCGCCATGGACCAGTGGATCCACGACCACGGCAACGGCAACCTGTGGGTGATGGTCTTCCGCAAGGCCGACCTCAACGAGGTGGCGCAGTTCGTGGAGTCCTGCCACGACTACCCCGACCTGGAGACCCTGGTACGCCAGCAGGCCCGGGAGCCCGGCCGGCCGGGAACCGCCCGGATCGACTACCCGCCGGCCGCCGAGGTGGAGCGGCTGATCCACACCGTGCGGCTGCGCACCGGGCTGCGCGTCCAGGACTGGCGCGAGCTGGACTCCGTCGTCAGGGCGATGGGCAGCCACCCCCTCAAGGCCCGCGCCTGGCAGGCCTGGCTGGAGAGCCTGAGCGACACCCCGGGCGCCGTCCTCGGCCCGGCGGCGGTACGTGAGGCCTTCCCCGGCGCCGCCACCGCGGCCGACCCCCGGGACCCCTGGGAGCGGCTGGCGGCCATGCCGGGGCTCGACGTGGTGCGCGAGCGCTTCGAGCAACTGCGCGCCGAGGTCGAGACGGTGGAGGCCCTGCGCGCCGAAGGCCGGTCCGCCGTCCTCGAACCGCCCTCCCTGCACCTGGTGTTCACCGGCAACCCCGGCACCGGGAAGACCACCGTGGCCCGGCTCGTCGGGGAGATCTACCGCGACCTCGGACTGCTGAGCCGGGGCCATGTGATCGAGCCGAAGATGCGGGACCTGGTGGCCGGCTACGTCGGGCAGACGGCCGCGCTGACCGACGCGACGATCGACCGGGCCCTGGACGGCGTGCTGTTCATCGACGAGGCGCCCGGACTGAGCGACCAGAGCGACGGATTCGGCGACGAGGCCATCCAGACGCTGCTCGCCCGCATGGAGAACGACCGCGGCCGCCTCGTCGTGATCGTCGCCGGATACCCGGACAAGATGAAGGAGTTCCTGGAGTCCGACCTCGGCCTCCAGAGCCGGTTCGCGGCGGCCAACGTCCTGCGCTTCCCCGACTACCCGCCACAGACCCTGCACGCCATCGCGCTCGGCCGGCTCCGCGAGCGCGGCGCCCTCCCCTCGGCCGAGACCGGGGACCAGCTCCTGGAGATCGTCACGGGGATGCACCGCACCCGGGACGCCTCCTTCGGCAACGCCCGCGACATGCGCACCCTCGCCGACGCCGTCTTCTCCCAGTGGTCCCAGCGGGTGCGCCGCCGGGTGGACGAGCCGGTCCTCCCCGAGGACGTGCCGGAGGACTACCGCGCCTACCGGGCGCAACCGGCCCCCGACCCCTCGGCGCTGCTGGCCGAACTGGACGCCTACGTCGGCCTCGGCCCCGTACGCAAGGTGCTGGAGAGCCTGGCCAAGCGGCAGCGGCTGCGCCAGGCCCACGGCACCGGCGACCTCGTGCCCCCGCACATGGTGTTCACCGGGCCGCCCGGCACCGGCAAGACGACCGTGGCCCAGCTCGTCGGCAAGCTCTTCCGCGACCTGGGCCTGCTGCGCAAGGGGCACGTCGTCCCGGCGAGCCGCGCCACCCTGATCGGCGGCTACCTGGGGCAGACCGCCCCGCTGGTCCGCAAGGCGGTGCAGGACGCCCTGGACGGCGTGCTGTTCATCGACGAGGCGTACAGCCTGGTCAGCGACGCGCGCCACGGCGGCTACGGCAAGGAGGCGATCGACACCCTGGTCCTGGAGATGGAACAGTGGCGCGGCCGGCTCGCCGTGATCGTCGCCGGCTACCCCCGCGACATGGACTCTCTCCTGGCCGCCAACTCCGGCCTCCCCTCCCGCTTCACCGAGTACGTCCCCTTCCCGCACTACGGGACCGACGACCTGGTGGAGATCCTGCGCCGGATGGCCGCCAAGGAGGGCTACACCCTGGACCCCGAGGTGGACCGGCACGCCGCCGCCTGGCTCCGCGCGGTCAAGCGCGCCGACCCGGCGGGGTTCGGCAACGCCCGCACGGTACGCAAACTGCTGGAGCTCATGGAAGCCCGGCTGGCCGACCGCTACGACCCGGGGAGCGCGGAGACGGGGAGCACGGAGTTCACCCGGTTCCTGCCCGACGACGTACCCGGGCCGCCATCCCACTGA
- a CDS encoding vWA domain-containing protein: MKHTGPSRPLRYGARCAALLAAALLAATPATTAHAAPAAPDPTRAEIYRALRLDQEPADYVILVDTSGSMTQEGRYNTVRSTLRPFLDGLTPEDHVALFTFDSRTEARYVGAAGDTSKIIAALPGSPTPDGDTDIGAALDAALKEVARDDASPVASIVLLTDGEHRPAAHSRYPKASGPAWNALNERAESVAGRTELAGYAIPLGGGATGAGLLGNVVPDTTVLRPDGIQDLGAYLSRAGDRTRARKAARLLAPDIGKGVTATWQNDGETDLSDGSATAKLTLRSTTARLPLTVTGLHASVTDPDLTVRRLPDHLTLEPGASRTYEIELSGRPHAGALPYRRTEHTRATLRLTGKVTSAWQQPLGPDVRLRTPQAVRVAKAELPLRATVGSTAFLPALAVALVLIAGAGWLAWRRVSRPPLRGVLLLSTPFGGPLPERIVIQGRRMALRPVSTGGHGTLHGRRRSTGEGPRVDLHIRFTPDGSAARTTNAVCGPGGEVVVGGVSFTYLGEHGRVPAEGGPG, from the coding sequence GTGAAGCACACCGGTCCCTCGCGGCCGCTCCGGTACGGCGCGCGCTGCGCCGCGCTGCTCGCCGCCGCCCTCCTCGCGGCCACCCCGGCGACGACCGCCCATGCCGCCCCCGCCGCCCCGGACCCGACCCGCGCCGAGATATACCGCGCGCTGCGCCTGGACCAGGAACCCGCGGACTACGTGATCCTCGTGGACACCTCCGGCTCCATGACGCAGGAGGGCCGATACAACACGGTCCGCTCGACGCTGCGCCCCTTCCTGGACGGGCTCACCCCCGAGGACCACGTCGCGCTGTTCACGTTCGACTCCCGGACCGAGGCCCGGTACGTCGGCGCGGCCGGCGACACCTCGAAGATCATCGCGGCGCTGCCGGGCTCGCCCACCCCGGACGGCGACACCGACATCGGCGCCGCGCTGGACGCCGCCCTCAAGGAGGTGGCCCGTGACGACGCGTCCCCGGTGGCCTCGATCGTGCTCCTCACCGACGGCGAGCACCGCCCGGCCGCCCACTCCCGCTACCCCAAGGCATCGGGCCCCGCCTGGAACGCACTGAACGAGCGCGCCGAGTCCGTCGCCGGCCGCACCGAACTCGCCGGATACGCCATCCCCCTGGGCGGCGGCGCGACGGGCGCCGGCCTCCTCGGGAACGTCGTACCGGACACCACCGTGCTCCGCCCCGACGGCATCCAGGACCTCGGCGCCTACCTGTCCCGGGCCGGCGACCGCACCCGGGCCCGCAAGGCGGCCCGGCTGCTCGCCCCGGACATCGGCAAGGGCGTCACCGCCACCTGGCAGAACGACGGCGAAACCGACCTCAGCGACGGCTCCGCCACCGCGAAGCTCACCCTGCGCTCGACCACCGCCCGCCTGCCCCTGACCGTCACCGGCCTGCACGCCTCCGTCACCGACCCGGACCTGACCGTCCGCCGGCTGCCCGACCACCTCACCCTGGAGCCCGGCGCCTCCCGGACGTACGAGATCGAGCTCAGCGGCCGGCCGCACGCCGGAGCGCTGCCCTACCGCAGGACCGAGCACACCCGTGCCACCCTCCGCCTGACGGGCAAGGTCACCTCCGCCTGGCAGCAGCCGCTCGGCCCCGACGTCCGGCTGAGGACCCCGCAGGCGGTGCGCGTCGCGAAGGCGGAGCTGCCGCTGCGGGCCACCGTGGGCTCCACCGCCTTCCTGCCCGCCCTCGCGGTGGCCCTGGTGCTGATCGCCGGGGCCGGGTGGCTGGCCTGGCGGCGGGTCAGCCGGCCACCGCTGCGGGGCGTCCTCCTGCTCTCCACCCCCTTCGGCGGACCGCTGCCCGAACGCATCGTGATCCAGGGCCGCCGCATGGCCCTGCGCCCCGTCTCGACCGGCGGCCACGGCACACTGCACGGCCGGCGCAGATCCACGGGCGAGGGCCCCCGCGTCGACCTGCACATCCGGTTCACCCCGGACGGCTCCGCGGCCCGCACCACCAACGCCGTCTGCGGCCCGGGTGGCGAAGTCGTCGTCGGCGGCGTGTCCTTCACCTATCTCGGCGAGCACGGCCGCGTCCCGGCCGAAGGGGGGCCCGGATGA